The Populus nigra chromosome 19, ddPopNigr1.1, whole genome shotgun sequence genome includes a window with the following:
- the LOC133679818 gene encoding AAA-ATPase At3g50940-like isoform X2, which translates to MFPSSSATQIPSVKTLISAAASAAATIVLFRSLVKEYLPYEFQNYIFYKLKTLINSFSSEFTLVIEEYDNLNQNNLFKAAELYLEPIIPPDAKKIKISLTKKESKLSFSLDRNQEIVDTFNGVTLKWKFISKQVPTKYMSRSPFNYNSIPESADKFFELSFHKKHKDMVIDVYLKHVIEKSKEKKEEKKSVKLFSLRRGGGGVWQSVNLHHPATFDTLAMDMERKRLIMEDLERFVKRREFYRRVGKAWKRGYLLFGPPGTGKSSLIAAIANYLKFNIYDLELTDLRTNSDLRSLLISTENKSVLVVEDIDCSFELQDRLAQARAKMPSRHYIAYDQVNQVTLSGLLNFVDGLWSSCGDERIIIFTTNHKERLDPALLRPGRMDVHIHMSYCTPCGFKLLASNYLGFTEHPLFPCVEALIEKARVTPAEVGEQLLRYEEPESAITGLIEFLEDKSERLKREDGNKDSNGESGPSEGKLAQEVDGNNGEVVKKELDESNGEVVKKEESAQEPDGENGEIAKEEGRNRGAMVKIQ; encoded by the exons ATGTTTCCCAGCAGTTCAGCCACCCAAATACCCTCCGTTAAGACTCTGATCTCTGCAGCAGCCTCAGCTGCTGCCACAATTGTGCTCTTCCGCTCCCTTGTTAAGGAGTATCTTCCTTATGAGTTCCAAAACTACATCTTCTACAAACTCAAAACCTTGATCAACTCATTTTCTTCGGAGTTCACTTTAGTTATTGAAGAATATGACAACCTTAACCAAAACAATCTCTTCAAAGCCGCAGAGCTCTATCTTGAACCCATAATTCCTCCGGATGCAAAGAAAATCAAGATCTCACTGACCAAGAAAGAGAGTAAGCTCTCATTCTCTTTAGATAGAAACCAAGAAATTGTTGATACCTTTAATGGGGTTACTCTGAAATGGAAGTTCATCTCAAAACAAGTGCCAACAAAATATATGTCAAGAAGCccatttaattataattctatACCAGAATCTGCGGATAAGTTCTTTGAGTTGAGTTTTCACAAGAAGCATAAGGATATGGTTATTGATGTTTATTTAAAGCACgtgattgaaaaatcaaaagaaaagaaagaggagaagaagagtgTGAAGCTTTTCTCGCTAAGGCGGGGGGGAGGGGGTGTCTGGCAGTCAGTGAATCTTCATCATCCTGCTACATTCGATACGTTAGCAATGGATATGGAACGGAAGAGGTTGATCATGGAGGATCTTGAGAGGTTTGTGAAGAGAAGGGAGTTCTATAGGAGGGTAGGCAAGGCATGGAAACGTGGGTACTTACTGTTTGGTCCACCAGGGACTGGAAAGTCGAGCTTGATTGCTGCAATAGCTAACTATCTTaagtttaatatttatgatCTGGAATTGACTGATCTTAGGACCAATTCTGATCTTAGAAGTTTGTTGATCTCAACTGAGAATAAGTCCGTACTTGTGGTGGAGGACATCGATTGTTCCTTTGAATTACAGGATAGGCTTGCACAAGCCAGAGCAAAGATGCCTTCTCGACATTATATAGCATATGACCAAGTAAACCAG GTGACCCTATCAGGATTGCTTAACTTTGTGGATGGATTATGGTCAAGCTGTGGGGATGAACGAATCATAATATTCACTACCAATCACAAAGAAAGACTTGATCCTGCTTTGTTGCGACCTGGTCGTATGGATGTGCACATTCACATGTCCTACTGCACTCCATGTGGATTCAAATTGCTGGCCTCCAACTACCTTGGGTTTACAGAGCACCCACTTTTCCCCTGTGTTGAAGCGCTGATAGAGAAAGCAAGGGTTACTCCTGCAGAAGTAGGTGAGCAACTGCTGAGATACGAGGAGCCAGAGAGTGCTATAACAGGTCTTATTGAGTTCCTTGAGGATAAGAGCGAAAGATTGAAGAGAGAGGACGGAAACAAAGATAGCAATGGAGAATCAGGACCATCAGAGGGAAAACTTGCACAAGAGGTTGACGGGAACAATGGTGAAGTCGTGAAAAAAGAGCTTGACGAGAGTAATGGTGAAGTAgtgaaaaaagaggaaagtgCACAAGAGCCAGATGGTGAAAATGGTGAAATTGCGAAAGAGGAGGGTAGGAATAGGGGAGCAATGGTAAAGATCCAGTAA
- the LOC133679469 gene encoding AAA-ATPase At3g50940-like isoform X1, with protein sequence MFPSSSATQIPSAKTMISAAASAAATIVLFRSLVKEYLPYEFQSYIFYKLKTLINSFSSEFTLVIEEYDNLNHNNLFKAAELYLEPIIPPDARKLKISLTKKESKFSFSLDRNQEIVDTFNGVTLKWKFISKQVPIKYIPSPDNFNSMPKSEDKFFELSFHKKHKDMVIDVYLKHVIEKSKKTKEEKKSLKLFSLRHDGMSGRRGDVWQSVNLHHPATFDTLAMDMEGKRVIMEDLERFVKRREFYRRVGKAWKRGYLLFGPPGTGKSSLIAAIANYLKFDIYDLELTDLRTNSELRNLLISTENKSVLVVEDIDCSIELQDRLAQARAMMPSRHNPPYNQVNQYQVTLSGLLNFVDGLWSSCGDERIIIFTTNHKERLDPALLRPGRMDVHIHMSYCTPCGFKLLASNYLGFTEHPLFPCVEALIEKARVTPAEVGEQLLRYEEPESAITGLIEFLEDKSERLKREDGNKDSNGESGTSEGKLAQEVDGNNGEVVKKELDESNGEVVKKEESAQEPDGENGEIVKEKGRNRRAMIKIQ encoded by the exons ATGTTTCCCAGCAGTTCAGCCACCCAAATCCCCTCCGCTAAGACTATGATCTCTGCAGCAGCCTCAGCTGCTGCCACAATTGTGCTCTTCCGCTCCCTTGTTAAAGAGTATCTTCCTTATGAGTTCCAAAGCTACATCTTCTACAAACTCAAAACCTTGATCAACTCATTTTCTTCGGAGTTCACTTTAGTTATTGAAGAATATGACAACCTTAACCACAACAATCTCTTCAAAGCCGCAGAGCTCTATCTTGAACCCATAATTCCTCCGGATGCAAGGAAACTCAAGATCTCACTGACCAAGAAAGAGAGTAAGTTCTCATTCTCTTTAGATAGAAACCAAGAAATTGTTGATACCTTTAATGGGGTTACACTGAAATGGAAGTTCATCTCAAAACAAGtgccaataaaatatattccaaGCCCAGATAATTTTAATTCTATGCCAAAATCTGAGGATAAGTTCTTTGAGTTGAGTTTTCACAAGAAGCATAAGGATATGGTTATTGATGTTTATTTAAAGCACgtgattgaaaaatcaaaaaaaacgaaagaggagaagaagagtttGAAGCTTTTCTCGCTTAGGCATGACGGGATGTCGGGAAGGAGAGGGGATGTCTGGCAGTCAGTGAATCTTCATCATCCTGCTACATTCGATACTTTAGCAATGGATATGGAAGGGAAGAGGGTGATCATGGAGGATCTTGAGAGGTTTGTGAAGAGAAGGGAGTTCTATAGGAGGGTAGGCAAGGCATGGAAACGTGGGTACTTACTGTTTGGTCCACCAGGGACTGGAAAGTCGAGCTTGATTGCTGCAATAGCTAACTATCTTAAGTTTGATATTTATGATCTGGAATTGACTGATCTTAGGACCAATTCTGAGCTTAGAAATTTGTTGATCTCAACTGAGAATAAGTCCGTACTTGTGGTGGAGGACATCGACTGTTCCATTGAATTACAGGATAGGCTTGCACAAGCCAGAGCAATGATGCCTTCTCGACATAATCCACCATATAACCAAGTAAACCAG TATCAGGTGACCCTATCAGGATTGCTTAACTTTGTGGATGGATTATGGTCAAGCTGTGGGGATGAACGAATCATAATATTCACTACCAATCACAAAGAAAGACTTGATCCTGCTTTGTTGCGACCTGGTCGTATGGATGTGCACATTCACATGTCCTACTGCACTCCATGTGGATTCAAATTGCTGGCCTCCAACTACCTTGGGTTTACAGAGCACCCACTTTTCCCCTGTGTCGAAGCGCTGATAGAGAAAGCAAGGGTTACTCCTGCAGAAGTAGGTGAGCAACTGCTGAGATACGAGGAGCCAGAGAGTGCTATAACAGGTCTTATTGAGTTCCTTGAGGATAAGAGCGAAAGATTGAAGAGAGAGGACGGAAACAAAGATAGCAATGGAGAATCAGGAACATCAGAGGGAAAACTTGCACAAGAGGTTGACGGGAACAATggtgaagttgtgaaaaaagaGCTTGACGAGAGCAATGGTGAAGTAgtgaaaaaagaggaaagtgCACAAGAGCCAGATGGTGAAAATGGTGAAATTGTGAAAGAGAAGGGTAGGAATAGGCGAGCAATGATAAAGATCCAGTAA
- the LOC133680285 gene encoding bifunctional dihydrofolate reductase-thymidylate synthase-like isoform X1 has product MANLSNGNANTQQPDPRRTYQVVVAATKDMGIGKDGKQPWNLPSDVKFFKDVTLTTSDLGKKNAVIMGRKTWESIPLEHRPFPGRLNVVLTRSGSFDIATAENVVICGSMGSALELLAASPYFLSIEKVFVIGGGQILRESLNAPGCDAIHITEIETDFDCDTFIPAIDTSVFQPWCSSFPKMENDIRYCFTTYVRVRSSAIESHSQNNGVSSDGNSENSKFEVKKFSFLPKMVFERHEEYLYLRLVQDIITDGNLKDGRTGTGTSSKFGCQMRFNLRKTFPFLTTKKVFWRAVVEELLWFISGSTNAKVLQEKGIHIWDGNASRDYLDSSVGLKDREEGDLGPFYGFQWRHFGARYADMHADYTGQGFDQLLDVIDKIRNNPNDRGIVLSAWNPSDLKLMVLPPCHMFVQFYVANGELSCQMYQRSADMGLGVPFNIASYALLTHIIAHVCDLVPGDFIHVIGDAHVYHTHIRPLQEQLHKLPKPFPILKINSEKKDIDSFVAADFELIGYDPHQKIEMKMAV; this is encoded by the exons ATGGCAAACCTTTCCAATGGAAATGCGAATACGCAGCAGCCTGATCCTCGAAGGACTTACCAAGTGGTCGTGGCTGCCACTAAGGACATGGGTATCGGGAAAGATGGGAAGCAACCATGGAATTTGCCTTCGGATGTTAAGTTTTTTAAGGATGTGACCTTGACCACGTCGGATCTTGGGAAGAAGAATGCGGTTATAATGGGAAGGAAGACCTGGGAAAGTATTCCACTTGAGCATAGGCCTTTTCCTGGTCGGCTTAATGTTGTTTTGACTCGTTCTGGAAGTTTTGATATTGCTACTGCTGAGAATGTTGTGATTTGTGGAAGCATGGGTTCAGCCTTGGAGTTGTTGGCTGCGTCTCCTTATTTTCTGTCGATCGAGAAAGTGTTTGTTATTGGAGGTGGTCAGATATTAAG GGAATCTTTGAATGCGCCTGGATGTGATGCTATCCACATTACAGAAATTGAGACGGATTTTGACTGTGATACTTTTATCCCTGCAATTGATACCTCTGTATTTCAGCCTTGGTGCTCTTCTTTTCCCAAGATGGAAAATGACATACGATATTGCTTTACAACTTATGTTCGAGTGAGGAGTTCTGCAATCGAGTCCCATAGTCAAAATAATGGTGTGAGCTCTGATGGTAATTCAGAAAACAGTAAGTTTGAGGTAAAAAAGTTCTCGTTCCTTCCCAAGATGGTTTTTGAGAGACACGAGGAGTATTTGTATCTCAGACTGGTTCAAGACATCATCACTGATGGCAATTTGAAGGATGGCAGGACAGGAACCGGTACTTCATCAAAATTTGGTTGCCAG ATGCGGTTCAATCTGCGCAAAACTTTTCCGTTTCTTACAACAAAG aaagtATTTTGGCGAGCTGTTGTTGAAGAGCTCTTGTGGTTCATCAGTGGTTCAACAAATGCCAAG GTCCTTCAGGAAAAGGGTATTCACATATGGGATGGCAATGCATCCAGAGATTATCTTGACAG CAGTGTTGGGTTAAAGGACAGAGAGGAGGGTGACTTGGGACCTTTCTATGGGTTCCAGTGGAGACACTTTGGTGCTAG GTATGCTGATATGCATGCCGACTACACTGGCCAAGGATTCGATCAATTGTTAGATGTTATTGACAAGATCAGGAATAATCCAAATGATCGTGGGATTGTACTCTCAGCTTGGAATCCTTCTGATCTCAAATTGATGGTGCTTCCACCTTGCCATATGTTTGTTCAG ttctatGTAGCCAATGGAGAATTGTCATGCCAAATGTACCAGCGTTCTGCTGACATGGGCCTTGGTGTGCCCTTCAACATTGCATCTTATGCTCTCTTGACACACATCATTGCTCATGTCTGTG ATCTCGTTCCAGGCGATTTTATTCATGTGATCGGTGATGCTCATGTTTATCATACTCATATTAGGCCTCTGCAGGAGCAGCTTCATAAACTGCCAAAGCCTTTCCCT ATTTTGAAGATCAATTCTGAGAAGAAAGACATTGATTCTTTTGTGGCGGCTGATTTTGAACTCATAGGCTATGATCCTCACcagaaaattgaaatgaaaatggCAGTATAG
- the LOC133680285 gene encoding bifunctional dihydrofolate reductase-thymidylate synthase-like isoform X2 — MANLSNGNANTQQPDPRRTYQVVVAATKDMGIGKDGKQPWNLPSDVKFFKDVTLTTSDLGKKNAVIMGRKTWESIPLEHRPFPGRLNVVLTRSGSFDIATAENVVICGSMGSALELLAASPYFLSIEKVFVIGGGQILRESLNAPGCDAIHITEIETDFDCDTFIPAIDTSVFQPWCSSFPKMENDIRYCFTTYVRVRSSAIESHSQNNGVSSDGNSENSKFEVKKFSFLPKMVFERHEEYLYLRLVQDIITDGNLKDGRTGTGTSSKFGCQMRFNLRKTFPFLTTKKVFWRAVVEELLWFISGSTNAKVLQEKGIHIWDGNASRDYLDSVGLKDREEGDLGPFYGFQWRHFGARYADMHADYTGQGFDQLLDVIDKIRNNPNDRGIVLSAWNPSDLKLMVLPPCHMFVQFYVANGELSCQMYQRSADMGLGVPFNIASYALLTHIIAHVCDLVPGDFIHVIGDAHVYHTHIRPLQEQLHKLPKPFPILKINSEKKDIDSFVAADFELIGYDPHQKIEMKMAV, encoded by the exons ATGGCAAACCTTTCCAATGGAAATGCGAATACGCAGCAGCCTGATCCTCGAAGGACTTACCAAGTGGTCGTGGCTGCCACTAAGGACATGGGTATCGGGAAAGATGGGAAGCAACCATGGAATTTGCCTTCGGATGTTAAGTTTTTTAAGGATGTGACCTTGACCACGTCGGATCTTGGGAAGAAGAATGCGGTTATAATGGGAAGGAAGACCTGGGAAAGTATTCCACTTGAGCATAGGCCTTTTCCTGGTCGGCTTAATGTTGTTTTGACTCGTTCTGGAAGTTTTGATATTGCTACTGCTGAGAATGTTGTGATTTGTGGAAGCATGGGTTCAGCCTTGGAGTTGTTGGCTGCGTCTCCTTATTTTCTGTCGATCGAGAAAGTGTTTGTTATTGGAGGTGGTCAGATATTAAG GGAATCTTTGAATGCGCCTGGATGTGATGCTATCCACATTACAGAAATTGAGACGGATTTTGACTGTGATACTTTTATCCCTGCAATTGATACCTCTGTATTTCAGCCTTGGTGCTCTTCTTTTCCCAAGATGGAAAATGACATACGATATTGCTTTACAACTTATGTTCGAGTGAGGAGTTCTGCAATCGAGTCCCATAGTCAAAATAATGGTGTGAGCTCTGATGGTAATTCAGAAAACAGTAAGTTTGAGGTAAAAAAGTTCTCGTTCCTTCCCAAGATGGTTTTTGAGAGACACGAGGAGTATTTGTATCTCAGACTGGTTCAAGACATCATCACTGATGGCAATTTGAAGGATGGCAGGACAGGAACCGGTACTTCATCAAAATTTGGTTGCCAG ATGCGGTTCAATCTGCGCAAAACTTTTCCGTTTCTTACAACAAAG aaagtATTTTGGCGAGCTGTTGTTGAAGAGCTCTTGTGGTTCATCAGTGGTTCAACAAATGCCAAG GTCCTTCAGGAAAAGGGTATTCACATATGGGATGGCAATGCATCCAGAGATTATCTTGACAG TGTTGGGTTAAAGGACAGAGAGGAGGGTGACTTGGGACCTTTCTATGGGTTCCAGTGGAGACACTTTGGTGCTAG GTATGCTGATATGCATGCCGACTACACTGGCCAAGGATTCGATCAATTGTTAGATGTTATTGACAAGATCAGGAATAATCCAAATGATCGTGGGATTGTACTCTCAGCTTGGAATCCTTCTGATCTCAAATTGATGGTGCTTCCACCTTGCCATATGTTTGTTCAG ttctatGTAGCCAATGGAGAATTGTCATGCCAAATGTACCAGCGTTCTGCTGACATGGGCCTTGGTGTGCCCTTCAACATTGCATCTTATGCTCTCTTGACACACATCATTGCTCATGTCTGTG ATCTCGTTCCAGGCGATTTTATTCATGTGATCGGTGATGCTCATGTTTATCATACTCATATTAGGCCTCTGCAGGAGCAGCTTCATAAACTGCCAAAGCCTTTCCCT ATTTTGAAGATCAATTCTGAGAAGAAAGACATTGATTCTTTTGTGGCGGCTGATTTTGAACTCATAGGCTATGATCCTCACcagaaaattgaaatgaaaatggCAGTATAG
- the LOC133679469 gene encoding AAA-ATPase At3g50940-like isoform X2 codes for MFPSSSATQIPSAKTMISAAASAAATIVLFRSLVKEYLPYEFQSYIFYKLKTLINSFSSEFTLVIEEYDNLNHNNLFKAAELYLEPIIPPDARKLKISLTKKESKFSFSLDRNQEIVDTFNGVTLKWKFISKQVPIKYIPSPDNFNSMPKSEDKFFELSFHKKHKDMVIDVYLKHVIEKSKKTKEEKKSLKLFSLRHDGMSGRRGDVWQSVNLHHPATFDTLAMDMEGKRVIMEDLERFVKRREFYRRVGKAWKRGYLLFGPPGTGKSSLIAAIANYLKFDIYDLELTDLRTNSELRNLLISTENKSVLVVEDIDCSIELQDRLAQARAMMPSRHNPPYNQVNQVTLSGLLNFVDGLWSSCGDERIIIFTTNHKERLDPALLRPGRMDVHIHMSYCTPCGFKLLASNYLGFTEHPLFPCVEALIEKARVTPAEVGEQLLRYEEPESAITGLIEFLEDKSERLKREDGNKDSNGESGTSEGKLAQEVDGNNGEVVKKELDESNGEVVKKEESAQEPDGENGEIVKEKGRNRRAMIKIQ; via the exons ATGTTTCCCAGCAGTTCAGCCACCCAAATCCCCTCCGCTAAGACTATGATCTCTGCAGCAGCCTCAGCTGCTGCCACAATTGTGCTCTTCCGCTCCCTTGTTAAAGAGTATCTTCCTTATGAGTTCCAAAGCTACATCTTCTACAAACTCAAAACCTTGATCAACTCATTTTCTTCGGAGTTCACTTTAGTTATTGAAGAATATGACAACCTTAACCACAACAATCTCTTCAAAGCCGCAGAGCTCTATCTTGAACCCATAATTCCTCCGGATGCAAGGAAACTCAAGATCTCACTGACCAAGAAAGAGAGTAAGTTCTCATTCTCTTTAGATAGAAACCAAGAAATTGTTGATACCTTTAATGGGGTTACACTGAAATGGAAGTTCATCTCAAAACAAGtgccaataaaatatattccaaGCCCAGATAATTTTAATTCTATGCCAAAATCTGAGGATAAGTTCTTTGAGTTGAGTTTTCACAAGAAGCATAAGGATATGGTTATTGATGTTTATTTAAAGCACgtgattgaaaaatcaaaaaaaacgaaagaggagaagaagagtttGAAGCTTTTCTCGCTTAGGCATGACGGGATGTCGGGAAGGAGAGGGGATGTCTGGCAGTCAGTGAATCTTCATCATCCTGCTACATTCGATACTTTAGCAATGGATATGGAAGGGAAGAGGGTGATCATGGAGGATCTTGAGAGGTTTGTGAAGAGAAGGGAGTTCTATAGGAGGGTAGGCAAGGCATGGAAACGTGGGTACTTACTGTTTGGTCCACCAGGGACTGGAAAGTCGAGCTTGATTGCTGCAATAGCTAACTATCTTAAGTTTGATATTTATGATCTGGAATTGACTGATCTTAGGACCAATTCTGAGCTTAGAAATTTGTTGATCTCAACTGAGAATAAGTCCGTACTTGTGGTGGAGGACATCGACTGTTCCATTGAATTACAGGATAGGCTTGCACAAGCCAGAGCAATGATGCCTTCTCGACATAATCCACCATATAACCAAGTAAACCAG GTGACCCTATCAGGATTGCTTAACTTTGTGGATGGATTATGGTCAAGCTGTGGGGATGAACGAATCATAATATTCACTACCAATCACAAAGAAAGACTTGATCCTGCTTTGTTGCGACCTGGTCGTATGGATGTGCACATTCACATGTCCTACTGCACTCCATGTGGATTCAAATTGCTGGCCTCCAACTACCTTGGGTTTACAGAGCACCCACTTTTCCCCTGTGTCGAAGCGCTGATAGAGAAAGCAAGGGTTACTCCTGCAGAAGTAGGTGAGCAACTGCTGAGATACGAGGAGCCAGAGAGTGCTATAACAGGTCTTATTGAGTTCCTTGAGGATAAGAGCGAAAGATTGAAGAGAGAGGACGGAAACAAAGATAGCAATGGAGAATCAGGAACATCAGAGGGAAAACTTGCACAAGAGGTTGACGGGAACAATggtgaagttgtgaaaaaagaGCTTGACGAGAGCAATGGTGAAGTAgtgaaaaaagaggaaagtgCACAAGAGCCAGATGGTGAAAATGGTGAAATTGTGAAAGAGAAGGGTAGGAATAGGCGAGCAATGATAAAGATCCAGTAA
- the LOC133679818 gene encoding AAA-ATPase At3g50940-like isoform X1, translating into MFPSSSATQIPSVKTLISAAASAAATIVLFRSLVKEYLPYEFQNYIFYKLKTLINSFSSEFTLVIEEYDNLNQNNLFKAAELYLEPIIPPDAKKIKISLTKKESKLSFSLDRNQEIVDTFNGVTLKWKFISKQVPTKYMSRSPFNYNSIPESADKFFELSFHKKHKDMVIDVYLKHVIEKSKEKKEEKKSVKLFSLRRGGGGVWQSVNLHHPATFDTLAMDMERKRLIMEDLERFVKRREFYRRVGKAWKRGYLLFGPPGTGKSSLIAAIANYLKFNIYDLELTDLRTNSDLRSLLISTENKSVLVVEDIDCSFELQDRLAQARAKMPSRHYIAYDQVNQYQVTLSGLLNFVDGLWSSCGDERIIIFTTNHKERLDPALLRPGRMDVHIHMSYCTPCGFKLLASNYLGFTEHPLFPCVEALIEKARVTPAEVGEQLLRYEEPESAITGLIEFLEDKSERLKREDGNKDSNGESGPSEGKLAQEVDGNNGEVVKKELDESNGEVVKKEESAQEPDGENGEIAKEEGRNRGAMVKIQ; encoded by the exons ATGTTTCCCAGCAGTTCAGCCACCCAAATACCCTCCGTTAAGACTCTGATCTCTGCAGCAGCCTCAGCTGCTGCCACAATTGTGCTCTTCCGCTCCCTTGTTAAGGAGTATCTTCCTTATGAGTTCCAAAACTACATCTTCTACAAACTCAAAACCTTGATCAACTCATTTTCTTCGGAGTTCACTTTAGTTATTGAAGAATATGACAACCTTAACCAAAACAATCTCTTCAAAGCCGCAGAGCTCTATCTTGAACCCATAATTCCTCCGGATGCAAAGAAAATCAAGATCTCACTGACCAAGAAAGAGAGTAAGCTCTCATTCTCTTTAGATAGAAACCAAGAAATTGTTGATACCTTTAATGGGGTTACTCTGAAATGGAAGTTCATCTCAAAACAAGTGCCAACAAAATATATGTCAAGAAGCccatttaattataattctatACCAGAATCTGCGGATAAGTTCTTTGAGTTGAGTTTTCACAAGAAGCATAAGGATATGGTTATTGATGTTTATTTAAAGCACgtgattgaaaaatcaaaagaaaagaaagaggagaagaagagtgTGAAGCTTTTCTCGCTAAGGCGGGGGGGAGGGGGTGTCTGGCAGTCAGTGAATCTTCATCATCCTGCTACATTCGATACGTTAGCAATGGATATGGAACGGAAGAGGTTGATCATGGAGGATCTTGAGAGGTTTGTGAAGAGAAGGGAGTTCTATAGGAGGGTAGGCAAGGCATGGAAACGTGGGTACTTACTGTTTGGTCCACCAGGGACTGGAAAGTCGAGCTTGATTGCTGCAATAGCTAACTATCTTaagtttaatatttatgatCTGGAATTGACTGATCTTAGGACCAATTCTGATCTTAGAAGTTTGTTGATCTCAACTGAGAATAAGTCCGTACTTGTGGTGGAGGACATCGATTGTTCCTTTGAATTACAGGATAGGCTTGCACAAGCCAGAGCAAAGATGCCTTCTCGACATTATATAGCATATGACCAAGTAAACCAG TATCAGGTGACCCTATCAGGATTGCTTAACTTTGTGGATGGATTATGGTCAAGCTGTGGGGATGAACGAATCATAATATTCACTACCAATCACAAAGAAAGACTTGATCCTGCTTTGTTGCGACCTGGTCGTATGGATGTGCACATTCACATGTCCTACTGCACTCCATGTGGATTCAAATTGCTGGCCTCCAACTACCTTGGGTTTACAGAGCACCCACTTTTCCCCTGTGTTGAAGCGCTGATAGAGAAAGCAAGGGTTACTCCTGCAGAAGTAGGTGAGCAACTGCTGAGATACGAGGAGCCAGAGAGTGCTATAACAGGTCTTATTGAGTTCCTTGAGGATAAGAGCGAAAGATTGAAGAGAGAGGACGGAAACAAAGATAGCAATGGAGAATCAGGACCATCAGAGGGAAAACTTGCACAAGAGGTTGACGGGAACAATGGTGAAGTCGTGAAAAAAGAGCTTGACGAGAGTAATGGTGAAGTAgtgaaaaaagaggaaagtgCACAAGAGCCAGATGGTGAAAATGGTGAAATTGCGAAAGAGGAGGGTAGGAATAGGGGAGCAATGGTAAAGATCCAGTAA